The DNA region GTAAATGACGACTAAATCTCCTGTCGATCAATACCAATAGCTCAATAGATTCAGGCCTTCCGAAAGATTGAAGTGCAGTCAAAGCAGATCTAACACTTCTTCCAGAAAATAGCACATCATCAATAATAACTACATTTTTATCCTCTACAATAAAATCAATTGTTGTATTACTAGCAGCCAAAGGTGCGTCTCTTCGTCTAAAATCGTCACGATAAAACGTAATGTCCAACTGGCCGAGTTTTATATTTGAAATGTTATAATCCTTCTGTAAAATTTCAGTTAATCTTTTGGCAAGAAAAATACCTCTGGGCTGGAGACCAATCAAAACAGTATTCTTAAAATCGT from Aureibaculum sp. 2308TA14-22 includes:
- the pyrR gene encoding bifunctional pyr operon transcriptional regulator/uracil phosphoribosyltransferase PyrR produces the protein MAKKTLLNAKDIHIILHRLACQLIENHNDFKNTVLIGLQPRGIFLAKRLTEILQKDYNISNIKLGQLDITFYRDDFRRRDAPLAASNTTIDFIVEDKNVVIIDDVLFSGRSVRSALTALQSFGRPESIELLVLIDRRFSRHLPIQPNYKGRQVDVINSEKVKVSWLENDKKDAVYLLSNN